The Burkholderiales bacterium JOSHI_001 genomic sequence ACTGGACGCCCGAGATCGCCAAGGCGCAGGGTGAAAACGGCAAGCTCAAGCCCGCCGCCCACCCCAACAGCCGCTTCACCGTGGCCGCCACCAACAACCCGGCGCTGGACCCCGAGTGGGACAACGCCGACGGCGTGGCGATCGACGCCTTCATTTTCGGCGGCCGCCGCAGCACCACGGTGCCGCTGGTCACGCAGGGGCGCAGCTGGACCGAAGGCGTGTACATGGCCGCCACCATGGGCAGCGAAACCACGGCCGCCATCATCGGCGCACAGGGCGTGGTGCGCCGCGACCCCTTCGCCATGCTGCCCTTCATCGGCTACCACATGGGCGACTACTTCGCGCACTGGCTGGCCGTGGGCCAACGCGTCACCGACAGCGGCGCCAAGGCGCCCGGCATCTTCTGCGTGAACTGGTTCCGCAAGGGTGCCGACGGCAAGTTCGTGTGGCCGGGCTACGGCGACAACATGCGCGTGCTGCAGTGGATCCTGGGGCGCGTGGACGGCCAGGCCCAGGGCGTGGACCATGCCTTCGGCGTGAGCCCGCGCTATGAAGACCTGAACTGGAGCGGCCTGGACTTCAGCCGCGCCCAGTACGACCAGGTCATCTCCATGGACAGCCAGGCCTGGGTCGAGGAAATGGGCCTGCACGCCGCGCTGTTCCAGCAGCTGCTGCCGCGCCTGCCCCAGGCCTTAACCGACACCAAGCTGAAGATCGAAACCCACCTGGCGGCCTGATTGGGCCCACCCCCGTAGCGCCTTCGGCGCTTCCCCCTCCAAGGGGCATCGCCAGCGGACCGGCGGAGCCGGATCCGCGGCGATTGCTTGGTTGAGGCATGGGACCATTGCGGGATGCGCATTCAACTGCTGTCCGACCTGCACCTGGAGACCGAAGACTTCAGCCCCCGGCCTGCACCGGGGGCTGAACTTTTGGTGCTGGGCGGTGACATCGACGCCAGCTGGGTCGCCTTCGATCGCTTCGCGAACTGGCCGGTGCCGGTGCTGATGGTGGCCGGCAACCACGAGTTCGACGACCGTGAGTTGCGCCATGTCTGGGTGGATTTGCGCGCACGCTGCGCTGACCTGGGCATCACGCTGCTGGAACAGCAGAGCACCGTGCTCACTGGCGACGACGGCCGACGCATCCGCTTCGTCGGCACCATCCGCTGGAGCGACTTCGACCTCTTCGGCGACGCCGGGCGCGAGCGCGCCATGCGCGCTGCGGGCTACTTCATGCGGATCATGAACGCCACGCGCGACGGCCAGCCCTTCGACGTGGCCGGCGTGCGCGAGGAGTCGCTGGCCTGCCGGCGCTGGCTGGAAGCCGAACTGGCGCGTGGCAACCCTGGCGCAGCCGCGGGCGGCTGGGACGCCACGGTGGTCATCACCCACTTCGGCCCCAGCCTGAAGAGCGCCGACCCGCGTTATGGCGCCGCGCCGGGCACCGCCAGCTTCTGCAATGCCGACGACGACCTGATTTCGCGCTGCGATGCCTGGCTGCACGGCCACCTGCATTGCCGGCACGACTACAGCGTGTCGCGCGCGGGTGCGAAAGCCACCCGCGTGATCGCCCAGGCGCGGGGCCTGGCCAAGAAGGGCGAAGAGCAGGGCTTCGACCCCTTGGCCGTCTTCACGGTCTGAGCACAGCGCCTTCTTGACCGTGGGCAGGTGGGCAAGCCACGCCCCGTGCGACACTGAAATCGATGCGCAAGCCGCGCACGCCGCAGGAAAGGACCCGCCCATGAAGATCCTCGTCGCTGCCGATGGCAGCCAATACACCAAGCGCATGCTGGCCTACCTGGCCGCCCACGACGAATGGATGGGCGACCACCATGCCTATACCGTATTGACCGTGGTGCCGGCGGTGCCGCCGCGCGCGGCGTCGGCGCTGGACAAGGACACCTTGAAGTCCTACTACGGCGATGAAGCCGACAAGGTGTTCAAGCCCATCCGTGCGTTCTTCAGCAAGCAGAAGATCAATGCCGAGTACCTGTCCAAGGTGGGGCCGGCGGCCGAGCACATTGCGGCCCAGGCCGACAAGGGTGGCTACGACCTGATGGTGATGGGCTCGCACGGCCATGGCACGCTGGGCAACCTGGTCATGGGCTCGGTGGTGACCAAGGTGATGGCGCACAGCAAGGTACCGGTGCTCATCGTGAGGTGATCGCCAGGGGCCGCCCCCGCGGGCGGCCCGTTCAACGCGTGCGCAGGCCGTCGAAGCAGGTGGTCATCACGCCGTCGATGATCTGCTCATCGCTGTACTGCCCGCCGGCCTTCATCACACCCAGCACCGGGTCGCAGGCGCGCGCGTACAGGGTGTACAGGATCAACTCCGGCGGCACGCTGCTGACCAGGTCGCCTTCGGCCAGCGCCTGCTCGATCCAGCCGCCCAGCAGGTCGGACAGCGTCATCAGCAGGTCCACATAGCGCTTGTCGGCCACCAGCGTGGCGCGCAGGCTGGAGTTCTGCGACGGCAGCGAAGGCATCTGTCCGGCCAGCAAGGTGGCCAGGGTCCAACGGGTCACCGCCTTCAGCTTGTCCAGCGGGCGGGCGCCGGGCGCCGCATCCTCGGCCTGGGCGCGCTCCAGGCCCAGGGCCATCACCCGCACCATGGCGGCGGCGGCCAGCAGTTCCTTGGACGGGAAGTGCTTGTACAGGCTGGCTTTGGCAATGCCCACCGCGGCGGCCACCTCGTCCACGGTCATCAGGTCAAAGCCCTTTTCCGCCAGCAGGCGGTTCACCGCCTCGACGATGGCGTCTTCGCGCGCTTGCAGGACTTTTTCTCGGAAGGACAGTCGGGCCACGGTCGGATTGTAGGCGCCCACTCTGTCTTCTGAACTGGGTGGTTGATGGACGACTGCCCGGTCTTCAGGACCAGCGCATGCGCCTCACCAGCCGACGCAGCCAATGGTTCGGCATGCTTGATGCATGACGAGCATGGCCTTGATCCGCAAGTGAGCGCTGGCTCAGGTAGATCTCCATGCCGAACTCCGTGCCGAAGTCGGCGGCGTCCGGCACATGGCGGGGGCGCGAACGGGCGATACCGAGGCGGCGCATCAGAGGCACAGGGGTGGCGTGGTTCATGGCTTCGGTATCGGCGGGGGGCAATGGCTATGTATGAGTGTGAGCCATGTATCAGGTTGTAAAGCGGTGAGATGTCACGCGGTTCAGCCTTGTTTCCGGGCCGCCCCGCATCGGCGGGTTGCGTGGCGTACATCAGCCTGGCTACTGAAGTTGCAAAGAATGTGATTCAGGTTCATGTTGAAGGGGCGCCTCAACACAATGGCGCCCATTCACGCAAGGAGTGCGCGCATGCAAGTCACCGTTCTGGGCGCCGGCATCATCGGCATCAGCACCGCCTGGTACCTGCTGGACCAAGGCCACCAGGTCACCGTGGTGGACCGCCAGGCCGACGCTGCGCTGGAAACCAGTTTCGCCAACGGCGCGCAGATTTCGGTCAGCTTCTGCGAACCCTGGGCCAGCGCCGACGCGCCCCTGAAGGTGGCCAAGTGGATGCTGCGGGGTGACTCGCCGCTGCTGTTCCGCCCCCGGATGGACCCGCAACAGTGGCGCTGGGGTTTGAGCTTCCTCACCCAGTGCAACGACGCGGCTTTCGAGCGCAACGTGGCGCAACTGGTGGCGCTGGGCCGCTACAGCCATGAATCGCTGCGCGAGCTGGTGGCCGCCACGGGCATCCGTTACGAACGCCTGGAGCGCGGCATCCTGCACTTCTTCTCCAGCCAGGCCGACCTGGACGCCGGTGCGGCCGGTGCCGAGCTGATGCGCCGCCACGGCGTGGACCGCCGCGTGCTTACGCGCGAGCAGGTGCTGGCGGTGGAGCCGTCGCTGGCGACCTTTGGTGACCGCATCTTCGGCGGCACCTTCACCCCCAGCGACGAATCGGGCGACGCCCGCGTCTTCACCCAGCAACTGGCTCAAGCCTGCCGCGAACGTGGCGCCCAATTCCTGTTCGAGCACGACGTGCTGGGCCTGGACGTGGCGGCGCAACGCGTGCAGGCGGTGCGCGTGCGCGACCGCCGCAACGGCGGCGAACGCCTGCTCAAGGGCGACACCGTCGTGGCGGCCATGGGGTCCTTCACCGCGCCGCTGCTGCGGCCCTTGGGCGTGAACCTGAACATCTACCCCGCCAAGGGCTATTCGGCCACGCTGGACCTGAAGCGCCCGCAGGACGCCAGCACCGTGAGCCTGCTGGACGACAGCCGCAAGATCGCCATCTCGCGCCTGGGCGACCAGGTGCGCATCGCCGGCACGGCCGAGCTGGCCGGCTACGACACGGGCCTGGACAGCGCCACCTCGCGCCTGCGCTGCGCTGCGCTGGTCAAGCGCTACGAAGAACTGTTCCCCGGCGTGGCCGACACCACCGAGCCCCGCTTCTGGGCCGGCCTGCGCCCCAGCACGCCGACCAACATCCCCTACATCGGCCGCAGCCGGATCGCCAACCTGTGGCTGAACGCCGGGCACGGCACCCTGGGCTGGACCCATGGGGCGGGGTCGGGCCGCGCGCTGGCCGAACTCATCAGCGGGCAGCGCCCGCAGCTGGCGTTCGGCTTCTGCGGCGACGCCCTGCCGGCACCGCGTCCGCGCGTGACCCTGGCGCCCCGGCCGTCAGGCGCTTGAAGCGCAGCGGCGCGGGCCCCCGCGCATAGAATCGCGCCCCTTTCGCTTCGCCCGCCAGGGCAGGCCTGACCGCTGCGGTCAGGCCGCCGGGCCTTGACTTCATGCGCGGCGTCTGCGCCATCGACTTCGGCACCTCCAATTCCGCCACGGCCATCGACCCCGGCAGCGGCGCCGCCGCCACGCGGCTGGTGGAGCTGGAGCCCGGTCACCGCACCATGCCCACCGCGGTGTTCTATGCGGTGGAGGGCCTGGGGCCGCACGAGCCGCCCACGCGCCTGTACGGCCGCGCCGCGGTGGCGGCCTATGTGGAAGGCATCGAAGGCCGGTTGATGCGGTCGATGAAGTCCATCCTGGGCTCTACCCTGGCCGAGCAGAGCACCGAGGTGGGCGCCGGCCGCTCGGTGAATTACCTGGACGTGGTCAGCGGCTACCTCGGTCACCTCAAAGCCCAGGCCGAAGCCGAGGCCGGCACGCCGCTGGAACGCGCCGTGCTGGGCCGCCCGGTGTTCTTCGTCGACGACGACCCGGTGCGCGACGCACGGGCCCAGGCCGCGCTGGAACGTGCCGCGCACGCGGTGGGGTTCGCGCAGGTGCAATTCCAGTACGAACCGATTGCCGCCGCGCTGGACTACGAAAACACCATCACCACCGAGCAGTGCGTGCTGGTGGCCGACATCGGCGGCGGCACGTCCGACTTCTCCCTGGTGCGCGTGGGCCCGGCGAGGCGCACCCGCGTGGAGCGGCGCGACGACATCCTGGCCAACCACGGCGTGCATGTGGCCGGCACCGACTTCGACCGCCACATCGAACTGCGGCACATCCTGCCGCACTGCGGCCACCGCACCCGCGGCCCGGACGGGCGCGAGGTGCCCAGCCGGGTGTACTTTGACCTGGCCACCTGGCACCTGATCAACACCTGCTACGCGCCGGCTCGGCTGGCCGAGGCCCGGCGGCTGCGCACCAATTTCAGCGATCCGCTGCTGCACGCCCGCCTGATGGAGGTGCTGGAGCAGCGCCTGGGCCATGCGCTGATCGGCTGCGCCGAGGCCGCCAAGATCGCGGTGGCCGAAGCGGGCGCAACGGTGCTGGACCTGGGCCTGATCGAGACCGGCCTGCAGGCGCCCCTGGGCGAATCCGAGGCCCTGCAGGCGATTGCCAAAGACCTGCAGCGCATCGTGGACGCGGCCAGCGAAACCGCCGCACTGGCGGGCTTGCGCGCCGACGCGGTGGACGCGCTGTACTTCACCGGTGGGTCCACCGGATTGGCGCCTTTGGTGAACGCGATTGCGGCACGCTTTCCCGCTGCCAAGGTGATGCACGGTGACCGCCTGGCCAGCGTGGCGCGGGGCCTGGGCCTGCACGCGCAGCGCTTGTTCGCGGGCTGAATCCTCAAGGAGGTGCGGCGCGCTTCAGCGCCCGCGCCGGGCGCCACCGCCCGGGCCGGGGCGGCGGGCGCGCTGGGGTCGCGCAGCCGTGGCCACGATGCGCGGGCGCGTCACATCGGCCATCAGCAGCACCGCCCGCACCAGGTCTTCCACGGCGTCGTCCAGGGTGGCCGGAGGCTCCAGGGTTTCAATCTCGGCCAGCAGGTCGTCGGCGTCTTCCAGGTCTTCGGGGTCCAGGTGCCGGTACAGCAGCGCCAAGGGCTCGGTCAATGCGTCTTCGTCGCGGTCCAGCGCCTTGGGGAACAACTCCATCGCGGTGGCAAAGCCGGCCACCCAGGGCAGCACGGTCTCGCTCGGCATCGCGTCCTCGTCCAGTTCGTACACCCAGGGGTCGAACCACTGGCGCCGGGCGATGGCCAACTGCAATTCATCATGCCGCCTGATCAATGCCTGCCTCAGCGGCGCCAGGTCCAGTTGCGGCGGCGCCGCGCGGCCTTCCAGGTCCAGCACCGGCGGCAACCAGCGCGCTTCGGCCACGTCCTGCGGTTGCAGCAGCACGCCGCACAGGTAGCCGTCCACCGCCATCACGTCCAGCGGCTCCAGCGGCGCCGGCAGGGCGTCCAGCAGGGTTTGCAGGGTGTGCAGGTCGTCTTCGGTGGCCATGGTGGGCATTGTGGCATTCACCTGCCGGGCCACCGCGCTTGGGCAGGACGCTCATCTTGGATGGCAATTCAACAGCGTGCTCAGAAGGGTTGATGCGGGTCACATGTCGCAACGAACGGAACGCGTTTACTTCAATTTGGGGATGGCGCTGCACGGTCCGGCGACTACATTGCCCTCTTCGCAGGTCCCAACACGCCGCCTGTGCGGCAAAGCGCCACCCGCCAAAGAGCAGCCAATCTGGGTGGTGTTCGCAACAGTCCCAACGACGTCCTTTCTTTAAGGACTTCCTCAGCCCGCCGAGCAATCGGCGGGCTTTTTTTTGGGCCACTTTGGGACGTCCGCAATCTGTCTAGACTTGGCCGTTCTGCAATGGAACTGCCGTACACAGGAGACACACCATGGGCGCGCCCGAAGCCTTCACCGCCACCACCGACGTGGGCCACTGGATCAACGGCCACTTGGTGCCCGGCAGCGGCAGCCGCCGCCAGGCCATCTACAACCCGGCCACGGGCGCGGTGGCGCGCCAGGTGCTGCTGGCGGACGTGGCCGACGTGAACGCCGCCGTGCAAAGCGCCCGCGCCGCCTTCCCGGCCTGGGCCGACACACCGCCCATCCGGCGCGCGCGGGTGATGCTGAAGTTCCTGGAACTGCTGAACCAGCACCGCGACACCCTGGCGGCCATGATCACCGCCGAGCACGGCAAGGTGTTCACCGACGCCCAGGGCGAGGTGACGCGCGGCATTGACATCGTGGAATTCGCCTGCGGCATCCCCCAGTTGCTGAAGGGGGATTTCACCGACCAGGTGTCCACCGCCATCGACAACTGGACCCTGCGCCAGCCGCTGGGCGTGGTGGCCGGCATCACGCCCTTCAACTTCCCGTGCATGGTGCCGATGTGGATGTTCCCGGTGGCGCTGGCCTGCGGCAACGCCTTCATCCTGAAGCCCAGCGAACGCGACCCCTCGCCGTCGCTGTTCATGGCGCAACTGCTGCAGCAGGCCGGCCTGCCCGACGGCGTTTTCGGCGTGGTGCAGGGCGACAAGGTGGCGGTGGACGCGTTGCTGACCCACCCGGAGGTGAAGGCCTTGTCCTTCGTGGGCAGCACCCCGATTGCCCAGTACATCTACGAAACCGGCGCCCACCATGGCAAGCGGGTGCAGGCGTTGGGCGGGGCCAAGAACCACATGGTGGTGATGCCCGACGCCGACATCGAACAGGCCGTGGACGCCCTGATCGGCAGCGCCTACGGCTCGGCCGGCGAACGCTGCATGGCCATTTCGGTGGCGGTGCTGGTGGGCGACGTGGCCGACAAGGTCATCCCCAGGCTGGCCGAGCGTGCCCGGGCGCTGAAGGTGAAGAACGGCATGGAGTTGGATGCCGAGATGGGCCCCATCGTCACCGCGCAGGCCCTGCAGCGCATTGAAGGCTACATCGACATCGGGGTGAAGGAAGGTGCCAGCCTGGTGGTGGACGGTCGCGGCTGCAAGGTGCCGGGCTTTGAGGCCGGCTTCTTCACCGGCGGCACGCTGTTCGACCACGTGACGCCGTCCATGCGCATCTACCAGGAAGAGATCTTCGGCCCGGTGCTGGCCTGCGTGCGGGTACCTGATTTCGCCAGCGCGCTGCAACTGGTGAATGACCACGAATTCGGCAACGGCGTGTCCTGCTTCACCAGCGACGGCGGCGTGGCGCGCGAGTTTGCGCGCCGGGTGCAGGTGGGCATGGTGGGCATCAACGTGCCGATTCCGGTGCCCATGGCCTGGCACGGCTTTGGCGGCTGGAAGAAAAGCCTGTTCGGCGACATGCACGCCTACGGCGAAGAGGGCGTGCGTTTCTACACCAAGCAAAAGAGCGTCATGCAGCGCTGGCCCGACAGCATCGGCAAGGGGGCCGAGTTCACGATGCCGGTGGCGAAGTGAGCGCCCCCGGCGATTTCGGCGCCCCGCCGGCGCTGTGGGCGATGTGCCAGGTGCGCTGCGACGTGGGCGAACTGGTGTCGCTGGGCGCCGCGCCGCTGGGCGAGCGGCGCTACATCCCGCTGCGCGGCGGCAGCGTCAGCGGGCCGGAACTGTCCGGGCGCATCGTCGAAGGTGGGGTCGATTGGCAGATCGCCCGCGCCGACGGTGTGCTGGAAATCGCCGCGCACTACGTCATCGCCACCCCGGACGGCGCCCAGGTGGAGGTGCAGAGCACCGGCCTGCGCCATGGCCCGCCCGAGGTGATGGCCCGCCTGGCGCGCGGCGAAGCGGTGGCCGCCCACGAGTACTTCTTCCGCACCGTGGTGCGCTTCACCACCGGCGCGCCGGCCTGGGCCCACCTGAACAAGGTGATGGCCCTGGCCGTGGGCCAGCGCCAGGCGCGGCAGGTGCTGCTGGACTTCTGGCGCGTGGGCTGAAGCACCAAGCCAGCCCGGCATGACGTGTTCTACTGGACTTTCAGGTCTCCTGCCCGCTTCGCCATGACCGAACCCCTGTTGCTGTCCACCACCCGCGTCACCACCTTCGACGGTGAACGCATGCTCACCGGCGCCACCGGGTTTTTCTTCCAGCGCGACGAGCGGCTGTTCCTGTGCACCAGCCGGCACGTGATGGTGGACGAGACCGAAGGCCACCACCCCGATCGGCTGGAGGTGGTGGTGCACACCAATGCCTTGGTGATGAGCGATGTGGTGATCCTGTCGATGCCGCTGTTCCGAGCTGGGCGCAGCCTGTGGCGCCAGGGGCGCGATCCCGGCGGCGACATCGACGTGGCGGCCATCGAGGTCAACCGCGCGGCGCTGCCGGCCAAGGCGCAACTGCGCGCCTTCACGCCCGACCACCTGCAGCAGGCGCTGAACGAGGTGGAAGTGGGCGACGCCCTGCTGGTGGTGGGCTTCCCGCTGGGCTTCTACGACACCGTGAACCAACTGCCCGTGGTGCGGCAGGCGGCCATCGCGTCGTCATTTGGTTTGCGCTTCCAGGGCCAGGGGGCCTTCCTCACGGACGCGCGAACGCACCGGGGCACCAGTGGCGCGCCGGTGGTCAAGCGCAGTGCCGCGTGCGGCGCTGCCTTGCCCTGGAAATTGCTGGGGGTGCATTCGGCGCGCATGGACATGCGCAGCCGCGATCAGCAGGTGGACGAATCTCTGGGC encodes the following:
- a CDS encoding universal stress protein UspA-like protein (PFAM: Universal stress protein family), translated to MKILVAADGSQYTKRMLAYLAAHDEWMGDHHAYTVLTVVPAVPPRAASALDKDTLKSYYGDEADKVFKPIRAFFSKQKINAEYLSKVGPAAEHIAAQADKGGYDLMVMGSHGHGTLGNLVMGSVVTKVMAHSKVPVLIVR
- a CDS encoding transcriptional regulator (PFAM: Bacterial regulatory proteins, tetR family), with the translated sequence MGAYNPTVARLSFREKVLQAREDAIVEAVNRLLAEKGFDLMTVDEVAAAVGIAKASLYKHFPSKELLAAAAMVRVMALGLERAQAEDAAPGARPLDKLKAVTRWTLATLLAGQMPSLPSQNSSLRATLVADKRYVDLLMTLSDLLGGWIEQALAEGDLVSSVPPELILYTLYARACDPVLGVMKAGGQYSDEQIIDGVMTTCFDGLRTR
- a CDS encoding glycine/D-amino acid oxidase, deaminating (PFAM: FAD dependent oxidoreductase); the encoded protein is MQVTVLGAGIIGISTAWYLLDQGHQVTVVDRQADAALETSFANGAQISVSFCEPWASADAPLKVAKWMLRGDSPLLFRPRMDPQQWRWGLSFLTQCNDAAFERNVAQLVALGRYSHESLRELVAATGIRYERLERGILHFFSSQADLDAGAAGAELMRRHGVDRRVLTREQVLAVEPSLATFGDRIFGGTFTPSDESGDARVFTQQLAQACRERGAQFLFEHDVLGLDVAAQRVQAVRVRDRRNGGERLLKGDTVVAAMGSFTAPLLRPLGVNLNIYPAKGYSATLDLKRPQDASTVSLLDDSRKIAISRLGDQVRIAGTAELAGYDTGLDSATSRLRCAALVKRYEELFPGVADTTEPRFWAGLRPSTPTNIPYIGRSRIANLWLNAGHGTLGWTHGAGSGRALAELISGQRPQLAFGFCGDALPAPRPRVTLAPRPSGA
- a CDS encoding molecular chaperone (PFAM: Hsp70 protein), with product MRGVCAIDFGTSNSATAIDPGSGAAATRLVELEPGHRTMPTAVFYAVEGLGPHEPPTRLYGRAAVAAYVEGIEGRLMRSMKSILGSTLAEQSTEVGAGRSVNYLDVVSGYLGHLKAQAEAEAGTPLERAVLGRPVFFVDDDPVRDARAQAALERAAHAVGFAQVQFQYEPIAAALDYENTITTEQCVLVADIGGGTSDFSLVRVGPARRTRVERRDDILANHGVHVAGTDFDRHIELRHILPHCGHRTRGPDGREVPSRVYFDLATWHLINTCYAPARLAEARRLRTNFSDPLLHARLMEVLEQRLGHALIGCAEAAKIAVAEAGATVLDLGLIETGLQAPLGESEALQAIAKDLQRIVDAASETAALAGLRADAVDALYFTGGSTGLAPLVNAIAARFPAAKVMHGDRLASVARGLGLHAQRLFAG
- a CDS encoding yecA family protein (PFAM: Uncharacterised protein family (UPF0149)~TIGRFAM: yecA family protein): MPTMATEDDLHTLQTLLDALPAPLEPLDVMAVDGYLCGVLLQPQDVAEARWLPPVLDLEGRAAPPQLDLAPLRQALIRRHDELQLAIARRQWFDPWVYELDEDAMPSETVLPWVAGFATAMELFPKALDRDEDALTEPLALLYRHLDPEDLEDADDLLAEIETLEPPATLDDAVEDLVRAVLLMADVTRPRIVATAARPQRARRPGPGGGARRGR
- a CDS encoding methylmalonic acid semialdehyde dehydrogenase (PFAM: Aldehyde dehydrogenase family~TIGRFAM: methylmalonic acid semialdehyde dehydrogenase), coding for MGAPEAFTATTDVGHWINGHLVPGSGSRRQAIYNPATGAVARQVLLADVADVNAAVQSARAAFPAWADTPPIRRARVMLKFLELLNQHRDTLAAMITAEHGKVFTDAQGEVTRGIDIVEFACGIPQLLKGDFTDQVSTAIDNWTLRQPLGVVAGITPFNFPCMVPMWMFPVALACGNAFILKPSERDPSPSLFMAQLLQQAGLPDGVFGVVQGDKVAVDALLTHPEVKALSFVGSTPIAQYIYETGAHHGKRVQALGGAKNHMVVMPDADIEQAVDALIGSAYGSAGERCMAISVAVLVGDVADKVIPRLAERARALKVKNGMELDAEMGPIVTAQALQRIEGYIDIGVKEGASLVVDGRGCKVPGFEAGFFTGGTLFDHVTPSMRIYQEEIFGPVLACVRVPDFASALQLVNDHEFGNGVSCFTSDGGVAREFARRVQVGMVGINVPIPVPMAWHGFGGWKKSLFGDMHAYGEEGVRFYTKQKSVMQRWPDSIGKGAEFTMPVAK
- a CDS encoding Protein of unknown function (DUF3237) (PFAM: Protein of unknown function (DUF3237)) — encoded protein: MSAPGDFGAPPALWAMCQVRCDVGELVSLGAAPLGERRYIPLRGGSVSGPELSGRIVEGGVDWQIARADGVLEIAAHYVIATPDGAQVEVQSTGLRHGPPEVMARLARGEAVAAHEYFFRTVVRFTTGAPAWAHLNKVMALAVGQRQARQVLLDFWRVG